One genomic window of Motacilla alba alba isolate MOTALB_02 chromosome 3, Motacilla_alba_V1.0_pri, whole genome shotgun sequence includes the following:
- the LOC119699913 gene encoding translation initiation factor IF-2-like isoform X1, producing the protein MPVKGSAPCPTMPGPPRSRLRQAPFGLTVAPLQESLEDFLTPVAPGKHRPLAPPSAGSGPAPAPNEAPPAAPPAAASLPPGSRPVPGSSPGASLVRAPPLVSSAAGPWLPVPGERARCCPQGGEKPRLDQLYRERRLRQRLLRDPTHRRRPAKRRGRVGLDGGGRQAAGGEPSLAGGHQASVPGSHLGVGAAAQGRPCAPGAGAAVDGVEPWLPRRRAAPGLVRAARRLRTGHGASGALSGALVLPGRAGIPGGPVAWGLLGQVLEAVQHRTSRSVLRRDIKAENVLVDLATGEAELIDFGCGTILQDAFHARMSGRLHLVPRPDGVASALSMECVLCKCCPCGGASPSRRMRISCRISSSPGSRSPESGTCLHVLSVASRPLPDRLDTVDCGGHPPVPKGTGEQLGLFTLTWRSSWQTLVEEKEADSWQG; encoded by the exons ATGCCCGTGAAGGGGTCGGCCCCCTGCCCGACCATGCCCGGCCCGCCGCGGTCTCGCCTCCGCCAGGCTCCCTTCGGACTGACTGTGGCGCCTCTGCAAGAGTCTCTCGAAGACTTCCTCACCCCAGTTGCGCCGGGGAAACACCGTCCTCTGGCTCCGCCTAGCGCGGGCTctggcccggccccggccccgaaCGAAGCCCCTCCCGCGGCTCCGCCCGCAGCCGCCTCGCTGCCGCCCGGCTCCCGCCCCGTCCCCGGCAGCTCCCCCGGAGCTTCCCTGGTCCGAGCCCCGCCGCTCGTCAGCTCGGCCGCCGGCCCCTGGCTGCCTGTGCCCGGGGAGAGAGCGCGGTGCTGCCCGCAAGGGGGGGAGAAGCCTCGCCTGGACCAGCTCTACCGGGAGCGGCGGCTGCGGCAGCGTTTACTCCGGGACCCGACGCACAGACGGCGCCCCGCTAAGAGACGGGGCCGGGTCGGATTAGACGGTGGGGGGAGGCAGGCGGCGGGCGGTGAGCCCAGCCTTGCAGGTGGCCATCAAGCGAGTGTCCCGGGATCGCATCTCGGAGTGGGCGCGGCCG CACAAGGGCGCCCTTGCGCCCCTGGAGCTGGCGCTGCTGTGGATGGTGTCGAGCCCTGGCTTCCGCGGCGTCGTGCGGCTCCTGGACTGGTTCGAGCTGCCCGACGGCTTCGCACCGGTCATGGAGCGTCCGGAGCGCTGTCAGGAGCTCTGGTGCTTCCTGGACGAGCGGGGATTCCTGGCGGACCCGTGGCGTGGGGGCTGCTCGgccaggtgctggaggccgTGCAGCACCGCACCAGCCGCAGCGTCCTGCGCCGTGACATCAAGGCCGAGAACGTCCTCGTCGACCTGGCCACCGGCGAGGCAGAGCTCATCGACTTCGGGTGCGGCACGATCCTCCAGGACGCGTTCCACGCCCGGATGTCAG gaagatTGCACCTTGTGCCCAGACCAGACGGGGTCGCATCTGCACTGTCCATGGAGTGTGTCCTGTGCAAGTGCTGCCCCTGCGGAGGGGCATCCCCTTCAAGAAGGATGAGGATCTCGTGCCGGATCAGCTCCTCTCCTGGAAGCAGGTCTCCAGAGTCGGGTACCTGTCTCCACGTCCTCTCGGTGGCCTCCAGGCCACTGCCCGACCGGCTCGACACGGTCGACTGTGGGGGACACCCTCCCGTGCCAAAGGGTACAGGAGAGCAGCTAGGGTTATTCACCCTAACTTGGAGAAGCAGCTGGCAGACACTGGTGGAGGAAAAAGAGGCCGACTCTTGGCAGGGGTAA
- the LOC119699913 gene encoding splicing factor, proline- and glutamine-rich-like isoform X3, giving the protein MPVKGSAPCPTMPGPPRSRLRQAPFGLTVAPLQESLEDFLTPVAPGKHRPLAPPSAGSGPAPAPNEAPPAAPPAAASLPPGSRPVPGSSPGASLVRAPPLVSSAAGPWLPVPGERARCCPQGGEKPRLDQLYRERRLRQRLLRDPTHRRRPAKRRGRVGLDGGGRQAAGGEPSLAGGHQASVPGSHLGVGAAGRLHLVPRPDGVASALSMECVLCKCCPCGGASPSRRMRISCRISSSPGSRSPESGTCLHVLSVASRPLPDRLDTVDCGGHPPVPKGTGEQLGLFTLTWRSSWQTLVEEKEADSWQG; this is encoded by the exons ATGCCCGTGAAGGGGTCGGCCCCCTGCCCGACCATGCCCGGCCCGCCGCGGTCTCGCCTCCGCCAGGCTCCCTTCGGACTGACTGTGGCGCCTCTGCAAGAGTCTCTCGAAGACTTCCTCACCCCAGTTGCGCCGGGGAAACACCGTCCTCTGGCTCCGCCTAGCGCGGGCTctggcccggccccggccccgaaCGAAGCCCCTCCCGCGGCTCCGCCCGCAGCCGCCTCGCTGCCGCCCGGCTCCCGCCCCGTCCCCGGCAGCTCCCCCGGAGCTTCCCTGGTCCGAGCCCCGCCGCTCGTCAGCTCGGCCGCCGGCCCCTGGCTGCCTGTGCCCGGGGAGAGAGCGCGGTGCTGCCCGCAAGGGGGGGAGAAGCCTCGCCTGGACCAGCTCTACCGGGAGCGGCGGCTGCGGCAGCGTTTACTCCGGGACCCGACGCACAGACGGCGCCCCGCTAAGAGACGGGGCCGGGTCGGATTAGACGGTGGGGGGAGGCAGGCGGCGGGCGGTGAGCCCAGCCTTGCAGGTGGCCATCAAGCGAGTGTCCCGGGATCGCATCTCGGAGTGGGCGCGGCCG gaagatTGCACCTTGTGCCCAGACCAGACGGGGTCGCATCTGCACTGTCCATGGAGTGTGTCCTGTGCAAGTGCTGCCCCTGCGGAGGGGCATCCCCTTCAAGAAGGATGAGGATCTCGTGCCGGATCAGCTCCTCTCCTGGAAGCAGGTCTCCAGAGTCGGGTACCTGTCTCCACGTCCTCTCGGTGGCCTCCAGGCCACTGCCCGACCGGCTCGACACGGTCGACTGTGGGGGACACCCTCCCGTGCCAAAGGGTACAGGAGAGCAGCTAGGGTTATTCACCCTAACTTGGAGAAGCAGCTGGCAGACACTGGTGGAGGAAAAAGAGGCCGACTCTTGGCAGGGGTAA
- the LOC119699913 gene encoding translation initiation factor IF-2-like isoform X2: MPVKGSAPCPTMPGPPRSRLRQAPFGLTVAPLQESLEDFLTPVAPGKHRPLAPPSAGSGPAPAPNEAPPAAPPAAASLPPGSRPVPGSSPGASLVRAPPLVSSAAGPWLPVPGERARCCPQGGEKPRLDQLYRERRLRQRLLRDPTHRRRPAKRRGRVGLDGGGRQAAGGEPSLAGGHQASVPGSHLGVGAAAQGRPCAPGAGAAVDGVEPWLPRRRAAPGLVRAARRLRTGHGASGALSGALVLPGRAGIPGGPVAWGLLGQVLEAVQHRTSRSVLRRDIKAENVLVDLATGEAELIDFGCGTILQDAFHARMSGTLEYSPLEWILFGCYCGQPATIWSLGILLYDLVCEHLPFHSDEGIIWGQLFFLL; encoded by the exons ATGCCCGTGAAGGGGTCGGCCCCCTGCCCGACCATGCCCGGCCCGCCGCGGTCTCGCCTCCGCCAGGCTCCCTTCGGACTGACTGTGGCGCCTCTGCAAGAGTCTCTCGAAGACTTCCTCACCCCAGTTGCGCCGGGGAAACACCGTCCTCTGGCTCCGCCTAGCGCGGGCTctggcccggccccggccccgaaCGAAGCCCCTCCCGCGGCTCCGCCCGCAGCCGCCTCGCTGCCGCCCGGCTCCCGCCCCGTCCCCGGCAGCTCCCCCGGAGCTTCCCTGGTCCGAGCCCCGCCGCTCGTCAGCTCGGCCGCCGGCCCCTGGCTGCCTGTGCCCGGGGAGAGAGCGCGGTGCTGCCCGCAAGGGGGGGAGAAGCCTCGCCTGGACCAGCTCTACCGGGAGCGGCGGCTGCGGCAGCGTTTACTCCGGGACCCGACGCACAGACGGCGCCCCGCTAAGAGACGGGGCCGGGTCGGATTAGACGGTGGGGGGAGGCAGGCGGCGGGCGGTGAGCCCAGCCTTGCAGGTGGCCATCAAGCGAGTGTCCCGGGATCGCATCTCGGAGTGGGCGCGGCCG CACAAGGGCGCCCTTGCGCCCCTGGAGCTGGCGCTGCTGTGGATGGTGTCGAGCCCTGGCTTCCGCGGCGTCGTGCGGCTCCTGGACTGGTTCGAGCTGCCCGACGGCTTCGCACCGGTCATGGAGCGTCCGGAGCGCTGTCAGGAGCTCTGGTGCTTCCTGGACGAGCGGGGATTCCTGGCGGACCCGTGGCGTGGGGGCTGCTCGgccaggtgctggaggccgTGCAGCACCGCACCAGCCGCAGCGTCCTGCGCCGTGACATCAAGGCCGAGAACGTCCTCGTCGACCTGGCCACCGGCGAGGCAGAGCTCATCGACTTCGGGTGCGGCACGATCCTCCAGGACGCGTTCCACGCCCGGATGTCAG GAACACTGGAGTACAGCCCACTGGAGTGGATCCTCTTTGGCTGCTACTGTGGCCAGCCAGCCACCATCTGGTCCCTGGGCATCCTGCTGTATGACCTGGTCTGTGAGCACCTTCCTTTCCACAGTGATGAGGGCATCATCTGGGGCCAgctcttcttcctgctctga